One region of Intestinimonas massiliensis (ex Afouda et al. 2020) genomic DNA includes:
- a CDS encoding FtsW/RodA/SpoVE family cell cycle protein yields the protein MLLNTKRRAVSMWFRDALREFFHKADLLLLGLCVAASLFGVVLIYSATRYLGEAGSRFVPIQLAAICLGVVAYAVMSFVDIELFTERSWKWMLVFNVFLILLLLTPFGVGKEETGNNSWLDFPFLPVNIQPAEVAKIFFILVLAWQCARYQEWGISRPGPVFLLAGHTLFMAGLIAVVSGDFGMVLVYLFLFVVMAWTAGVKKRWFLLGGGAAAGGLALVWPHLPQYITLRFTVVIDHILGVTEPASYLEQTQGKGWQQSRSILAIGSGGLTGQGYLQGTQTQSTAEEALNARYTDEIFAVCGEELGLVGCLLVLLLLTAIILRCLWVARHASSPMSAYVAMGYGGMLLIQTFVNVASCLYIFPLVGLTLPFFSYGGSSILTLFACMGIVSGVKMRSLPSWLRDRSQL from the coding sequence TTGCTGCTGAATACCAAAAGGAGGGCCGTGTCCATGTGGTTCCGGGACGCCCTGCGCGAATTTTTCCATAAGGCTGACCTGCTGCTTCTGGGGCTGTGCGTGGCGGCCTCCCTGTTCGGCGTGGTGCTGATCTACAGCGCCACCCGCTATCTGGGCGAGGCCGGCTCCCGGTTCGTCCCCATCCAGCTCGCGGCTATCTGCCTCGGAGTGGTGGCCTACGCCGTCATGTCCTTCGTGGATATCGAGCTGTTCACCGAGCGGTCCTGGAAGTGGATGCTGGTCTTCAACGTCTTCCTCATCCTGCTGCTGCTCACCCCCTTCGGCGTGGGCAAGGAGGAGACCGGCAACAACAGTTGGCTGGACTTTCCCTTCCTGCCGGTGAACATCCAGCCCGCCGAGGTGGCCAAGATCTTCTTCATCCTCGTGCTGGCCTGGCAGTGCGCCCGCTATCAGGAGTGGGGCATCAGCCGCCCCGGCCCGGTCTTTCTGCTGGCCGGCCACACGCTTTTCATGGCCGGGCTCATCGCGGTGGTCTCGGGCGATTTCGGTATGGTGCTGGTCTATCTCTTCCTGTTCGTGGTCATGGCCTGGACCGCCGGGGTCAAAAAGCGGTGGTTCCTCCTGGGCGGCGGGGCCGCCGCGGGCGGGCTGGCGCTGGTGTGGCCCCACCTGCCCCAGTACATCACTTTGCGCTTTACCGTCGTCATCGACCACATCCTGGGCGTCACCGAGCCTGCCAGCTACCTGGAACAGACCCAGGGCAAGGGCTGGCAGCAGAGCCGCAGCATCCTGGCCATCGGCAGCGGCGGCCTCACCGGGCAGGGCTACCTCCAGGGCACACAGACCCAGAGCACGGCGGAGGAGGCCCTGAACGCCCGCTATACCGACGAGATCTTTGCCGTCTGCGGGGAGGAGCTGGGCCTCGTGGGATGCCTTCTGGTCCTGCTGCTGCTGACCGCCATCATCCTGCGCTGCCTGTGGGTGGCCCGCCACGCCAGCAGCCCTATGAGCGCCTATGTGGCCATGGGCTACGGCGGGATGCTCCTCATCCAGACCTTCGTCAACGTGGCCTCCTGCCTCTATATCTTTCCTCTGGTGGGGCTGACCCTGCCCTTCTTCAGCTACGGCGGCTCCTCCATCCTCACCCTCTTCGCCTGCATGGGCATCGTCTCCGGCGTCAAGATGCGCTCCCTGCCCAGTTGGCTCCGGGACCGCAGTCAGTTGTAA
- the tsaE gene encoding tRNA (adenosine(37)-N6)-threonylcarbamoyltransferase complex ATPase subunit type 1 TsaE encodes MDYLSNSVEETEALGAELAGRLEPGDVVAFTGDLGAGKTAFVRGLARGLGIPDRVTSPTFTIVNEYEGGRLPLFHFDMYRLGSADELYDIGWEDYLARGGVCAVEWSEIVRDALEPGCIRVDLRRGERDGQRRITVTEEEPT; translated from the coding sequence GTGGACTATCTCTCCAACAGCGTGGAGGAGACCGAAGCCCTGGGGGCGGAGCTGGCCGGCCGGCTGGAGCCGGGAGACGTGGTGGCCTTCACCGGGGACCTGGGGGCGGGCAAGACCGCCTTTGTCCGGGGTCTGGCCCGGGGCCTGGGCATCCCGGACCGGGTGACCAGCCCCACCTTTACCATCGTCAACGAGTACGAGGGGGGGCGTCTGCCCCTGTTCCACTTTGACATGTACCGCCTGGGTTCGGCCGACGAGCTGTATGACATCGGCTGGGAGGACTATCTGGCCCGGGGCGGGGTATGCGCCGTGGAGTGGAGCGAGATCGTCCGCGACGCCTTGGAGCCCGGCTGTATCCGGGTGGACCTGCGCCGCGGGGAGCGCGACGGGCAGCGGCGGATCACCGTCACAGAGGAGGAACCCACATGA
- the tsaB gene encoding tRNA (adenosine(37)-N6)-threonylcarbamoyltransferase complex dimerization subunit type 1 TsaB, which produces MKILALESSAVACSVCLWEDGRLLAQSFQNSGLTHSRTLMSLCGDLLKNGGYTLDEVDVVAVAAGPGSFTGLRIGVAAAKGLAWAGDKLCAGVSTLEAMAWPLAHLEGADLCAVMDARRQQVYNALFEVRGGALLRRCPDRAVSVEQLAAELEVRKKPQILVGDGTKLCYNELTKRGLPMGPAPPHLVFQSAWGVALAAAELAGRGGLVTAAGLEPVYHRLSQAERERLARQGKAEKCKGDN; this is translated from the coding sequence ATGAAGATACTGGCGCTGGAGTCCTCCGCCGTGGCCTGCTCGGTGTGCCTGTGGGAGGATGGGCGGCTGCTGGCCCAGTCCTTCCAGAACAGCGGCCTGACCCATTCCCGCACCCTGATGTCTCTGTGCGGGGACCTGCTGAAAAACGGTGGGTACACCCTGGATGAGGTGGACGTGGTGGCCGTGGCGGCGGGACCGGGGTCCTTTACCGGCCTGCGCATCGGCGTGGCGGCGGCCAAGGGGCTGGCCTGGGCAGGGGACAAGCTCTGCGCCGGGGTGTCCACTCTGGAGGCCATGGCCTGGCCCCTGGCGCATCTGGAGGGGGCCGACCTCTGCGCCGTCATGGACGCCCGGCGGCAGCAGGTCTACAACGCCCTGTTCGAGGTGCGGGGCGGCGCGCTGCTGCGCCGGTGCCCCGACCGGGCCGTGAGCGTCGAACAACTGGCAGCCGAGCTGGAGGTGCGGAAAAAACCGCAGATTTTGGTTGGAGACGGGACGAAGCTGTGCTATAATGAGCTCACGAAGCGCGGTCTTCCTATGGGGCCCGCACCGCCTCACCTGGTGTTTCAGAGCGCCTGGGGGGTTGCCCTGGCGGCGGCGGAGCTGGCTGGCCGGGGCGGACTGGTGACGGCCGCCGGGCTGGAGCCGGTCTACCACCGGCTCTCCCAGGCGGAGCGGGAGCGGCTTGCGAGACAAGGAAAAGCTGAAAAATGTAAAGGGGACAACTGA
- the upp gene encoding uracil phosphoribosyltransferase, translating to MDEMVHIFDHPLIQHKLAILRDECTGVKEFREIVSEIASLMCYEATRDLPTEEVTIKTPVATGKFKTLAGKKLAIVPILRAGLGMVDGILTLIPSAKVGHIGLYRDPDTLEPVEYYCKMPSDIAERDVIVLDPMLATGGSASAAIQFIKNYEVKHIKLMNIIAAPEGVERIRKDHPDVAIYCAALDEKLNDHGYIVPGLGDAGDRIFGTK from the coding sequence ATGGACGAAATGGTACACATTTTTGATCACCCGCTGATCCAGCATAAACTGGCCATCCTCCGGGATGAGTGCACCGGCGTAAAGGAGTTCCGGGAGATCGTCTCCGAGATCGCCTCCCTCATGTGCTACGAGGCGACCCGGGACCTGCCCACCGAGGAGGTCACCATCAAGACCCCCGTGGCCACCGGCAAATTCAAGACCCTGGCGGGCAAAAAGCTGGCCATTGTCCCCATCCTGCGGGCCGGACTGGGCATGGTGGACGGCATTCTCACCCTCATTCCCTCCGCCAAGGTGGGCCATATCGGTCTGTACCGGGACCCCGACACCCTGGAGCCTGTGGAATACTACTGCAAGATGCCCTCCGACATCGCCGAGCGGGACGTGATCGTCCTGGACCCCATGCTGGCCACCGGCGGCTCGGCCTCCGCGGCCATCCAGTTCATCAAGAACTATGAGGTCAAGCACATCAAGCTGATGAACATCATCGCCGCTCCCGAGGGTGTGGAGCGCATCCGCAAGGACCATCCCGACGTGGCCATCTATTGCGCCGCGCTGGACGAGAAGCTCAATGACCACGGCTACATCGTTCCCGGCCTGGGCGACGCCGGCGACCGCATCTTCGGCACGAAGTAA
- a CDS encoding GNAT family N-acetyltransferase: MQPVYETRRLRLMPAGPELAGAAADYYRRNRTFLAAFEPAREESFFTQEGQRSLLTEEARLAEEDRSYRFYLALREAPERIVGLVGLNNLVRGAFQSCFLGYKLDGGLLRRGYMTEAVEEAVRIAFTVLGLHRIEANIMPRNTASLGVARKAGFQEEGLAVRYLRINGVWEDHIHMVRRDE, encoded by the coding sequence GTGCAGCCAGTCTATGAGACGCGGCGGCTGCGCCTGATGCCGGCCGGACCGGAGTTGGCCGGGGCGGCGGCGGATTACTATCGCCGGAACCGGACCTTTCTGGCCGCTTTCGAGCCGGCGCGGGAGGAGAGCTTCTTCACGCAGGAGGGGCAGCGCTCCCTGCTGACGGAAGAGGCGCGGCTGGCGGAGGAGGACCGTTCCTACCGCTTCTACCTCGCCCTGCGGGAGGCGCCGGAGCGGATTGTGGGCCTGGTGGGACTCAACAATCTGGTCCGGGGGGCCTTTCAGTCTTGTTTTCTGGGCTACAAGCTGGACGGCGGGCTGCTGCGCCGGGGCTATATGACCGAGGCGGTGGAGGAAGCCGTCCGCATCGCCTTCACCGTGCTGGGGCTCCACCGGATTGAGGCCAACATTATGCCCCGGAACACGGCCTCCCTGGGCGTGGCCCGAAAGGCTGGCTTCCAAGAGGAGGGGCTGGCCGTCCGGTACCTGCGGATCAACGGGGTGTGGGAGGACCACATCCACATGGTCCGGCGCGACGAGTGA
- a CDS encoding D-alanine--D-alanine ligase family protein, translating to MKIVVLAGGLSPERNVSLSSGTMIAEALRSRGHRAALVDLYFGLEDYNGPTEAYFDAPLSGAGRRVQREAPDLEQVKAARKWKGKSQFGPGVLELCALADVVFLALHGQCGEDGRVQAAFDLMGIPYTGAGYLGSALAMDKDLTKRLISGLGVDTPKWRTVRYTEADVDRLTSTTPAPCVVKPVDSGSSIGVSIAHDKKELHAALLEGLRFGGHCVLEQYVRGREVQVGVLEDRGLPSIEIIPKQGFYDYANKYQPGAAVEVCPAPIPAEVEEKLRKATLTVYHALGLSVYSRADFILDEGGTPWFLEINTLPGMTPTSLLPQEAAAVGIGYPELCERIITASLEARKQGK from the coding sequence ATGAAAATTGTTGTTTTAGCCGGGGGACTGAGCCCGGAGCGCAATGTCTCCCTCTCCTCCGGCACCATGATCGCCGAGGCCCTGCGGAGCCGGGGACACCGGGCGGCGCTGGTGGATCTGTACTTCGGCCTGGAGGACTACAACGGCCCAACAGAGGCCTATTTTGACGCGCCCCTGTCCGGCGCGGGCAGACGGGTACAGCGGGAGGCTCCCGATCTGGAGCAGGTGAAGGCTGCCCGGAAGTGGAAGGGCAAGAGCCAGTTCGGCCCCGGCGTGCTGGAGCTGTGCGCGTTGGCCGACGTGGTGTTCCTGGCCCTGCACGGCCAGTGCGGCGAGGACGGCCGGGTCCAGGCCGCCTTCGATCTGATGGGCATCCCCTATACCGGCGCGGGCTATCTGGGCTCCGCTTTGGCCATGGACAAGGACCTGACCAAGCGGCTCATCTCCGGCCTGGGGGTGGATACCCCCAAGTGGCGGACCGTTCGCTACACCGAGGCTGATGTGGACCGCCTGACCAGCACCACCCCGGCGCCCTGCGTGGTCAAGCCGGTGGACAGCGGTTCCTCCATCGGGGTCTCCATCGCCCACGACAAGAAGGAGCTCCACGCCGCCCTGCTGGAGGGCCTGCGCTTCGGCGGCCACTGCGTGCTGGAGCAGTATGTCCGGGGCCGGGAGGTCCAGGTGGGCGTCCTGGAGGACCGGGGCCTGCCCTCCATCGAGATCATCCCCAAGCAGGGCTTTTACGATTATGCCAACAAGTACCAGCCCGGCGCGGCGGTGGAGGTATGTCCGGCCCCCATTCCGGCGGAGGTCGAGGAAAAGCTGCGCAAGGCCACCCTGACGGTCTACCACGCCCTGGGCCTGAGCGTTTACTCCCGGGCCGACTTCATTCTGGACGAGGGCGGCACGCCCTGGTTTTTGGAGATCAACACCCTGCCCGGTATGACCCCCACCAGCCTGCTGCCCCAGGAGGCCGCCGCCGTGGGCATCGGCTATCCGGAGCTGTGCGAGCGCATCATCACCGCCTCCCTGGAGGCCAGAAAACAGGGAAAGTAG
- a CDS encoding UDP-N-acetylmuramoyl-tripeptide--D-alanyl-D-alanine ligase, whose protein sequence is MEPITVREIAEAAGGKLLGTFDDLDRTVTHVFTDSREPDPGALFIPLVGERFDGHAFIHDALTGGAAGCFTQRERETYLPGKFYIKVSSTQKALRDLARHYKQKFKIPFVGVTGSVGKTTTKDMVAAVLGEKFKVLKTEGNFNNEVGLPLTLLRLNRQHELCVLEMGMNHFGEIEYLSGIVEPDVALITNIGDAHIENLGSRENILKAKCEIFSHMKPGGLAVLNGDDALLTTLRGGLPFQTVFCGTAEGLEYRASQVWSDGEHKVDCRVDTPEGGFPVEIPALGNHMLYPTLMAAAVGQHFGMTGEEIARGVLRFAPTKMRMNILRRGDGITILDDAYNANPQSMRAAVEVLSKTGGTYKIAVLGDMFELGPLAPTLHAGVGAYLGRAGIDCLVAVGPLARHIYTAAKEALVPGVYWFETKEEARAALQQELQPHTTVLVKASRGMAFEEIVSYLKSITPEP, encoded by the coding sequence ATGGAGCCCATTACCGTTCGAGAGATCGCTGAGGCCGCGGGAGGCAAGCTCCTGGGGACGTTCGACGACCTGGACCGGACCGTCACCCATGTGTTTACCGACAGCCGGGAGCCCGACCCCGGCGCGCTGTTCATCCCCCTGGTGGGGGAGCGGTTCGACGGACACGCCTTCATCCACGACGCCCTCACCGGCGGGGCGGCGGGCTGCTTCACCCAGCGGGAGCGGGAGACCTATCTGCCCGGCAAGTTCTACATCAAGGTGTCCTCCACCCAGAAGGCCCTGCGGGATCTGGCCCGGCATTACAAGCAGAAGTTCAAGATCCCCTTCGTAGGCGTCACCGGCAGCGTGGGCAAGACCACCACGAAGGACATGGTGGCCGCCGTGCTGGGGGAGAAGTTCAAGGTCCTCAAGACCGAGGGCAACTTCAACAACGAGGTGGGCCTCCCCCTGACCCTGCTGCGGCTCAACCGCCAGCATGAGCTCTGTGTGCTGGAGATGGGGATGAACCATTTTGGAGAGATCGAGTACCTCAGCGGCATCGTGGAGCCCGACGTGGCCCTCATCACCAACATCGGGGACGCCCACATCGAGAACCTGGGCTCGAGGGAGAACATCCTCAAGGCCAAATGCGAGATCTTCTCCCACATGAAGCCGGGGGGGCTGGCGGTGCTCAACGGAGACGACGCGCTGCTGACCACCCTGCGGGGCGGGCTGCCCTTCCAGACCGTGTTCTGCGGTACGGCGGAGGGCCTGGAATACCGGGCCAGCCAGGTGTGGAGCGACGGGGAGCACAAGGTGGACTGCCGGGTGGACACCCCAGAGGGGGGCTTTCCGGTGGAGATCCCCGCTCTGGGCAACCACATGCTCTACCCCACCCTGATGGCCGCGGCGGTGGGACAGCACTTCGGCATGACCGGCGAGGAGATCGCCCGGGGCGTGCTCCGCTTCGCCCCCACCAAGATGCGCATGAACATCCTGCGCCGGGGGGACGGCATCACCATCCTGGACGACGCCTACAACGCCAATCCCCAGTCCATGCGGGCGGCGGTGGAGGTCCTGTCCAAGACCGGCGGGACCTATAAGATCGCCGTTTTGGGCGACATGTTCGAGCTGGGGCCCCTGGCCCCCACCCTCCACGCCGGTGTGGGCGCCTATCTGGGCAGGGCGGGCATCGACTGTCTGGTGGCCGTCGGCCCCCTGGCCCGGCACATCTATACTGCCGCCAAGGAGGCCCTGGTCCCCGGGGTATACTGGTTTGAGACGAAAGAGGAGGCCCGGGCCGCACTGCAGCAGGAGCTTCAGCCCCATACGACCGTGCTGGTCAAGGCCTCCCGTGGGATGGCGTTTGAAGAGATCGTGTCCTATCTGAAGAGCATTACGCCCGAGCCGTAG
- the mtnA gene encoding S-methyl-5-thioribose-1-phosphate isomerase → MDAIRWQGNSLALLDQTRLPVEEVWNTYTDYRKVADAIRRLVVRGAPAIGVAAAYALCLAAMEYKGQNPEEFQKSMAAASAELAASRPTAVNLFWALDRMGLALGAAGCGAEALPILIREAEAIHREDVAMNRAIGAAGAAIVPHGARILTHCNAGAIATGGYGTALGVVRSAFTQGKVEMVYCDETRPLLQGARLTAWELVKDGIPATLITDNMAASLMAQGKIDLVLLGCDRMAANGDFANKIGTYGVAVLAHYHGIPFYSVLPSSTIDLSIPDGSHIPIEQREASEVTHFAGVRTAPEGVGVYNPAFDVTPHRLLTGIITEKGVIHPPFAEQLAERFG, encoded by the coding sequence ATGGATGCCATTCGCTGGCAGGGGAATTCCCTTGCGCTGCTGGACCAGACCCGGCTCCCGGTGGAGGAGGTCTGGAACACCTATACCGATTACCGGAAGGTGGCGGACGCCATCCGCCGTCTGGTGGTGCGGGGCGCGCCCGCCATCGGCGTGGCGGCGGCCTATGCGCTGTGCCTGGCCGCCATGGAATATAAGGGCCAAAACCCGGAGGAATTCCAGAAGAGCATGGCGGCAGCCTCGGCGGAGCTGGCCGCCAGCCGCCCCACCGCCGTCAATCTGTTCTGGGCCCTGGACCGGATGGGCCTGGCCCTGGGGGCGGCGGGGTGCGGTGCAGAGGCCCTGCCCATCCTGATCCGGGAGGCCGAGGCCATCCACCGGGAGGACGTGGCCATGAACCGGGCCATCGGCGCGGCCGGGGCGGCGATCGTCCCCCATGGGGCCCGCATCCTCACCCACTGCAACGCCGGGGCCATCGCTACCGGGGGCTACGGCACCGCCCTAGGGGTGGTGCGCTCGGCCTTTACCCAGGGCAAGGTGGAGATGGTCTACTGTGACGAGACCCGGCCGCTTTTACAGGGGGCCCGGCTCACCGCCTGGGAGCTGGTGAAGGACGGCATCCCCGCCACCCTCATCACCGACAACATGGCCGCCAGCCTGATGGCCCAGGGGAAGATCGACCTGGTGCTTCTGGGCTGCGACCGGATGGCGGCCAACGGGGACTTTGCCAATAAGATCGGCACCTACGGCGTGGCGGTGCTGGCCCACTATCACGGCATCCCCTTCTATTCGGTGCTGCCTTCCAGCACCATCGACCTGTCCATCCCCGACGGCAGCCACATCCCCATCGAACAGCGGGAAGCCTCGGAGGTCACCCACTTTGCCGGGGTGCGGACGGCGCCGGAGGGCGTGGGGGTCTATAACCCCGCCTTCGACGTGACGCCCCACCGGCTGCTCACCGGCATCATCACCGAGAAGGGGGTCATCCATCCGCCCTTTGCCGAGCAGCTCGCCGAGCGGTTCGGCTGA
- a CDS encoding ABC-F family ATP-binding cassette domain-containing protein: MIDISVSSLRKEFEVGNKILDGLSFQVDTGERVGLLGKNGAGKTTLFKILTGELDHDGGQVSIAPGKRLGLISQIPVYPAGHTVDMVLRSAFDRLGDMEREMAGLTRRMEAGEDDPALLRRYDNLVAAFEAGGGYDVETPLNKVCNGLQISRDMREQLFSSLSGGEKTRVNLGRLILEDTDILLLDEPTNHLDLRATEWLEDYLARFKGTVLAISHDRWFLDRVVTRVIELVDGKAEFYSGNYSFYVEEKERRYEERRKQYEKEQAKIEQLQEAADKLHLWAFMGADKLHKRAFSMEKRIERLRQTDRPRKERKLDIRFGEREFRGDEVLVVKDLSKSFDGRRLFSDVNLLVEGGERIALLGDNGTGKSTLLKILLGEEEADTGKVRMGPTVRLGYLPQIIHFDHPERSLVDTMLYDLGCSTQEARDRLAAFNFRGEDVFKPVSALSGGEQSRLRLCMLMDEKINLLILDEPTNHLDLSSREWIEEAVADYGGNLLFVSHDRYFIHQFANRIWMLEDGHITDFVGTFAEYNEFQERRTRGLPPTAPVKEEPPKKEKPRRTGGTKNLEKEVNAAERAVTRAEEQMYDLTCEIEEAASDYLRLTELYARRDALEDEIAHLYAVWEGLAAELEEAKAE; encoded by the coding sequence ATGATAGACATCTCCGTGTCAAGCCTCAGGAAAGAGTTTGAGGTTGGCAACAAAATATTGGACGGCCTCTCCTTCCAGGTGGACACCGGGGAGCGGGTGGGCCTTCTGGGCAAGAACGGGGCGGGCAAGACCACCCTGTTCAAGATCCTCACCGGGGAGCTGGACCACGACGGGGGCCAGGTCTCCATCGCCCCGGGCAAGCGGTTGGGCCTCATCTCTCAGATCCCCGTCTACCCGGCGGGCCACACCGTGGATATGGTGCTCCGCTCCGCCTTCGACCGGCTGGGGGACATGGAGCGCGAGATGGCGGGCCTCACCCGCCGCATGGAGGCCGGGGAGGACGACCCGGCCCTGCTGCGGCGCTACGACAACCTGGTGGCCGCCTTCGAGGCGGGAGGCGGCTACGACGTGGAGACCCCCCTCAACAAGGTGTGCAACGGTCTGCAGATCTCCCGGGACATGCGGGAGCAGCTTTTCTCCAGCCTGTCCGGCGGGGAGAAGACCCGGGTGAACCTGGGCCGTCTCATTTTGGAGGACACCGACATCCTCCTGCTGGACGAGCCCACCAACCACCTGGACCTGCGGGCCACCGAGTGGCTGGAGGACTACCTGGCCCGGTTCAAGGGCACCGTGCTGGCCATCTCCCACGACCGCTGGTTCTTGGACCGGGTGGTCACACGGGTCATTGAGCTGGTGGACGGAAAGGCGGAATTCTATTCCGGCAACTACAGCTTTTATGTGGAGGAGAAGGAGCGCCGCTACGAGGAGCGCAGAAAGCAGTATGAAAAGGAGCAGGCCAAGATCGAGCAGCTCCAGGAGGCGGCGGACAAGTTGCACCTGTGGGCCTTCATGGGGGCGGACAAGCTCCACAAGCGGGCCTTCTCCATGGAAAAGCGCATCGAGCGCCTGCGCCAGACCGACCGGCCCAGGAAGGAGCGGAAGCTGGACATCCGCTTTGGAGAGCGGGAGTTCCGGGGGGACGAGGTCCTGGTGGTGAAAGACCTCAGCAAGTCCTTCGATGGGCGGCGGCTCTTCTCGGACGTGAACCTGCTGGTGGAGGGGGGCGAGCGCATCGCCCTGCTGGGGGACAACGGCACGGGTAAGTCCACCCTTTTGAAGATCCTTCTGGGGGAGGAGGAGGCCGACACCGGCAAGGTCCGTATGGGCCCCACCGTCCGGCTGGGCTACCTGCCCCAAATCATCCATTTCGACCACCCGGAGCGCAGCCTGGTGGATACCATGCTCTACGACCTGGGCTGCTCCACCCAGGAGGCCCGGGACCGGCTGGCCGCCTTCAACTTCCGGGGAGAGGACGTGTTCAAGCCCGTCTCCGCCCTGTCCGGCGGGGAGCAGTCCCGGCTGCGGCTGTGTATGCTTATGGATGAGAAGATCAACCTGCTCATCCTGGACGAGCCCACCAACCATCTGGACCTCAGCTCCCGGGAGTGGATCGAGGAGGCGGTGGCCGACTACGGCGGCAACCTGCTCTTTGTCTCCCACGACCGCTACTTCATCCACCAGTTCGCCAACCGCATCTGGATGCTGGAGGACGGGCACATCACGGATTTCGTGGGCACCTTTGCCGAGTACAACGAGTTTCAGGAGCGGCGGACCAGGGGCCTGCCGCCCACCGCGCCGGTAAAGGAGGAGCCGCCGAAAAAGGAGAAGCCCAGGCGCACCGGCGGCACCAAGAATCTGGAAAAAGAGGTCAACGCCGCCGAGCGGGCCGTCACCAGGGCGGAGGAGCAGATGTACGACCTGACCTGTGAGATCGAAGAGGCCGCCAGCGACTATCTCCGGCTCACCGAGCTCTACGCCCGGCGGGATGCACTGGAGGACGAGATCGCCCACCTCTATGCGGTCTGGGAGGGCCTGGCGGCGGAGCTGGAGGAGGCGAAGGCGGAATGA
- a CDS encoding YdcF family protein produces the protein MRRKGVYRPYGGRRRRWLPRVLLCLLLAGALVFGALEALILSGSRDQLQGEPQVMVVFGCQVKPWGPSVLLQDRLDTALAYLEEHPEMTVVVTGGQGDDEPVSEAQCMYDYLTEHGVDGSRIVKEDRSRNTWQNINYTLTLFQDGTVAPAEQILLVSSGFHLTRIRMLWERVWPGTYTLSVLAAPVSHAPSAVQMFFREPLALVKSWLLDRPG, from the coding sequence ATGAGACGAAAAGGGGTATACCGTCCCTACGGCGGGCGGCGGAGGCGCTGGCTGCCCAGAGTGCTACTGTGCCTGCTCCTGGCCGGCGCTTTGGTATTCGGCGCTTTGGAGGCGCTGATCTTATCCGGCAGCCGGGACCAACTCCAGGGGGAACCACAGGTGATGGTGGTTTTTGGCTGCCAGGTGAAGCCCTGGGGACCGTCGGTGCTGCTGCAGGACCGACTGGACACCGCTCTGGCCTATCTGGAGGAGCATCCTGAGATGACGGTGGTGGTCACCGGCGGCCAGGGGGACGACGAGCCGGTCTCCGAGGCCCAATGCATGTACGACTACCTGACGGAGCACGGGGTGGACGGCTCCCGGATCGTAAAGGAAGACCGGTCCCGGAATACCTGGCAGAACATTAACTATACCCTGACGCTGTTTCAGGACGGGACAGTAGCGCCCGCAGAACAGATTCTGCTGGTGTCCAGCGGCTTCCACCTGACCCGCATCCGGATGCTATGGGAGCGGGTGTGGCCGGGGACCTATACCCTGTCCGTTCTGGCCGCGCCGGTGAGCCACGCGCCGTCGGCGGTGCAGATGTTTTTCCGGGAGCCGCTGGCCCTGGTGAAATCCTGGCTGCTGGACCGGCCGGGCTGA